A single Aspergillus puulaauensis MK2 DNA, chromosome 7, nearly complete sequence DNA region contains:
- a CDS encoding MARVEL domain-containing protein (COG:S;~EggNog:ENOG410PRB9;~InterPro:IPR008253;~PFAM:PF01284;~TransMembrane:4 (i7-32o44-64i71-91o122-143i);~go_component: GO:0016020 - membrane [Evidence IEA]): MPVLSRLVSIVLRIAQVVFGAVVAGIVGWFLHTFDNTDVWPKPRWIYTEVIAAISILFGLVWLIPFSSGFFTWPLDLLISFAWFAAFGIQVDANRRLGCGSIWHWGSITDNTWCGRWKASQAFSFLSAIVWIASALVGIWFTFRVRRHATDRIGGRYRV; this comes from the exons ATGCCTGTCCTCTCACGCTTGGTGTCAATTGTTCTCCGCATAGCCCAGGTCGTCTTTGGTGCT GTTGTTGCCGGCATCGTCGGTTGGTTCCTTCACACGTTTGATAACACTGATGTCTGGCCCAAGCCCCGATGGATCTACACCGAAGTGATTGCTGCAATATCTATATTGTTCGGCCTAGTATGGCTAATCCCATTCTCGTCGGGATTCTTTACATGGCCAT TGGATTTGCTTATTTCCTTTGCCTGGTTCGCTGCCTTCGGAATACAAGTCGATGCCAACAGACGACTGGGCTGCGGTAGCATCTGGCATTGGGGCTCGATAACGGACAACACGTGGTGTGGCCGGTGGAAAGCCTCACAGGCATTCAGTTTCCTTTCAGCTATTGTCTGGATTGCCTCTGCGCTTGTG GGCATCTGGTTTACATTCCGCGTCAGGAGACATGCAACTGACCGAAT TGGTGGTCGATATCGTGTTTAA
- a CDS encoding tRNA threonylcarbamoyladenosine dehydratase (BUSCO:EOG09261HB6;~COG:O;~EggNog:ENOG410PHJR;~InterPro:IPR000594,IPR035985;~PFAM:PF00899;~TransMembrane:1 (o14-34i);~go_function: GO:0008641 - ubiquitin-like modifier activating enzyme activity [Evidence IEA]), which translates to MASWIQRQQNSHQAQLAATAVLSGAAVAGAILGFQKFRRREAVKQLKASIPEINEQHHAEELNEFGAAPPNPYWSKEDERGAALALRAQEGDYDEELIFEQLARNRVFLKDEGLAKLRSSFIIVVGCGGVGSHAVASLARSGVSKIRLIDFDQVTLSSLNRHALATLADVGTSKVHCIRKRLEQVVPWVKFDCRNELFGGSGADNLLAPWSLDDADKGQKPVYVLDCIDNIQSKVELLHYCHSHSIPVISSMGAGCKSDPTRVMITDISVSSDDRLSRSTRRRLKLLGVTSGIPVIFSTEKPGPGKATLLPLAEEEFTKGQVDELSVLPDFRSRILPVLGTMPAVFGYTVANHVICDVSGYPTDYSMGGKGKDKLYDTIHAALLVTLERLARAEIGTQPIGLRLPLSKEDVIYLVDEIWRGKSVVTGLPSRLQLTLWNRPPQGFKPDPEWEKQGQIVVPFKLEDLVLMTKEEATRHEKEVLLGGKKVEELYSEDVLQKVNQRRREMEYYEQFR; encoded by the exons ATGGCGTCTTGGATTCAACGGCAACAAAACTCCCACCAGGCCCAGCTTGCCGCAACCGCGGTACTATCCGGAGCTGCTGTTGCGGGTGCGATTCTTGGTTTCCAGAAGTTTAGGAGACGGGAAGCTGTGAAGCAATTGAAGGCTTCTATACCAGAAATTAACGAGCAGCATCACGCAGAGGAATTGAATGAATTCGGTGCCGCACCGCCCAACCCATATTGgagcaaggaggatgagcGTGGTGCAGCTCTTGCGCTAAGAGCACAAGAGGGAGACTATGACGAAG AGCTTATTTTCGAGCAACTCGCCCGTAACCGCGTATTCCTCAAGGATGAGGGCCTTGCCAAACTCCGTTCTTCATTCATAATTGTTGTTGGGTGTGGGGGTGTTGGATCCCATGCTGTGGCTTCGCTAGCTCGGTCAGGCGTATCCAAGATACGGTTGATCGATTTCGATCAAGTTACACTCTCATCTCTGAACCGACATGCGCTCGCCACGTTGGCGGACGTGGGAACTTCGAAGGTGCACTGTATTCGCAAGAGACTGGAGCAAGTTGTCCCGTGGGTTAAGTTTGATTGCCGGAATGAGCTCTTTGGCGGATCTGGTGCCGATAATTTGTTGGCTCCGTGGTCCTTGGACGATGCCGACAAAGGCCAGAAGCCTGTCTACGTGCTCGACTGCATCGATAATATACAATCCAAGGTTGAGCTACTACACTATTGCCACTCGCACTCGATTCCCGTTATCTCTTCAATGGGCGCCGGATGCAAATCAGACCCTACGCGCGTCATGATTACGGATATCTCAGTCAGCTCAGACGACCGACTCTCACGCAGTACTCGGAGACGGCTCAAGCTCCTGGGCGTGACCTCTGGGATTCCGGTGATATTTTCGACAGAAAAACCCGGGCCCGGCAAAGCAACTCTATTGCCCTTagccgaggaagagttcACCAAGGGCCAGGTAGATGAACTATCAGTACTACCAGATTTCCGTTCCAGAATTCTCCCTGTGCTTGGAACTATGCCTGCCGTGTTCGGATACACCGTTGCCAACCATGTCATTTGTGACGTCTCAGGATATCCGACAGATTACAGCATGGGTGGAAAGGGCAAAGATAAGCTTTATGACACCATCCACGCTGCGTTACTTGTAACTCTCGAGCGTCTTGCTAGAGCGGAGATCGGAACCCAACCTATCGGGCTTCGCCTGCCGTTGAGTAAGGAGGATGTTATATACCTTGTCGATGAGATCTGGCGAGGCAAGAGTGTCGTGACTGGTCTTCCAAGTCGGCTGCAGCTCACTCTATGGAACCGTCCACCCCAGGGATTCAAACCCGATCCCGAATGGGAGAAGCAAGGACAAATTGTTGTTCCTTTCAAGCTGGAAGACTTAGTGTTGATGACCAAGGAGGAGGCCACCCGCCATGAAAAAGAAGTCCTTCTaggtggaaagaaggtgGAAGAGCTCTACAGCGAGGATGTTCTCCAGAAGGTGAACCAACGCAGAAGGGAGATGGAATATTACGAACAATTTAGATGA
- a CDS encoding uncharacterized protein (TransMembrane:1 (o41-59i)), with protein sequence MQQNTEIHKYLQSCNRPQISSQVLIDIQADVLCKKTLGGRLSYNFGFWYCVLITGQVLIKKDKSMNGKEGNASENIIYSSRLIKQYGVDMWVEIREVNAGIRTMYSSAAHFA encoded by the coding sequence atGCAACAAAACACTGAAATCCACAAATATCTTCAATCTTGCAACCGCCCTCAGATTAGCTCTCAGGTTCTCATCGATATCCAGGCTGACGTGCTTTGCAAGAAGACACTCGGCGGCCGGTTATCATACAACTTTGGCTTTTGGTACTGCGTACTCATCACCGGGCAGGTCTTGATTAAGAAGGACAAAAGTATGAATGGGAAAGAAGGGAATGCAAGCGAAAATATCATTTATTCAAGTCGGCTTATAAAACAATATGGTGTTGACATGTGGGTTGAAATTCGAGAGGTTAACGCGGGAATCAGAACAATGTACTCTTCAGCAGCGCACTTTGCGTGA
- a CDS encoding uncharacterized protein (COG:S;~EggNog:ENOG410PH1E;~InterPro:IPR025638,IPR036866) produces MAPQLFPTNPDDVMVIRNVTSNVITMSLPFARFGRLKFGGRGTLVRMSTGSLAVFSPVSLTPAVQETISGLGGRVKYIAALDMEHHIHLTAWKNAFPDADIIAPEGLYEKRQSVPEYKDTPFKHILKKENKESGWPISEEFNQEFDTEYVYGHGSKELVFLHKPSCTLIEADLLFNLPAREQYSKTGEDATSGILTKLVQPLLSTAPPATMQKRFAWYILSKEDRGAFTESIRRIDKWEFNRLIPCHGDVIESGAKGVFRTVFEWFLQR; encoded by the exons ATGGCGCCCCAACTCTTTCCCACGAATCCGGACGATGTCATGGTAATCCGAAATGTCACGTCCAATGTCATTACTATGAGCTTACCTTTTGCGCGATTTGGGCGATTGAAATTCGGCGGACGAGGAACACTTG TGCGAATGTCAACAGGCTCCCTGGCAGTTTTCTCTCCCGTAAGCCTGACCCCCGCAGTCCAGGAGACGATATCCGGCCTAGGTGGGAGAGTCAAATACATCGCAGCGCTTGATATGGAACATCACATCCACCTAACGGCATGGAAGAATGCCTTTCCAGATGCGGATATCATTGCCCCCGAAGGATTATATGAGAAGAGACAGTCCGTCCCCGAATACAAGGATACGCCATTCAAACACATCCTTAAGaaagagaacaaagaaagtGGGTGGCCTATTTCCGAGGAATTCAACCAGGAGTTCGACACCGAATACGTATACGGACACGGGTCCAAGGAACTGGTGTTCCTGCATAAACCCTCGTGTACATTGATTGAGGCGGACCTACTGTTCAATCTCCCTGCGCGTGAACAGTATTCCAAAACCGGGGAGGATGCGACGTCGGGAATTCTTACGAAGCTTGTCCAGCCATTGTTATCTACGGCCCCGCCGGCGACGATGCAGAAGAGGTTTGCGTGGTATATCTTATCGAAGGAGGATCGGGGGGCGTTTACGGAGTCGATACGCAGGATCGATAAGTGGGAGTTTAATCGGCTGATTCCGTGCCATGGAGATGTGATTGAGAGTGGCGCGAAGGGAGTATTTAGGACGGTATTTGAGTGGTTCTTGCAGCGCTAA
- a CDS encoding LCCL domain-containing protein (COG:S;~EggNog:ENOG410PJTK;~InterPro:IPR036609,IPR004043;~PFAM:PF03815;~TransMembrane:6 (i122-143o307-340i352-376o428-450i462-484o504-523i)) gives MPSPRSSSSSFERLPRHPDEYSLKSQDDSDNSQLVANGRDSFEPAPGHREQSTSEPLLPTSNYRPPAQKPKRFSCTVAGILDWMRGPSPPHKYRINPWLARWQTAPGRLIDRYFRSTKAKCCLLLASLLLWGIVFLSILHASVAGQEIPDYGNPVKLSCWSKLWSNATNCGLDGDYCRPFDAETFAFRCPAGCSSFMVLEPYFVGPQEINYQQLVIGGGADQDQTEEVYRGDSSICQAAIHAGHLEDSKGGCGILRRTGKQKMFPASERNGISSVEFPSYFPLSFTFDGGESLEDGALDCQDLRWPLFTFSVIVSTLFSLAVTTPAAFYISIFFIVYFQVALSSDPPYSPDYYEIVSIALGRFLPCAFVGFAIYYFCIRRTLTDLDAHWDKTILWLGPCWVGALNTDTFDKIPISRLTPHDIQQQPGAIPALITIVVILIAIVLTQAIAFRNEGRMPKMLGVYGILVGGVIILLLVPNMNLRIHHYILALLFLPGTTLQTRPSLLYQGLLMGLFINGIARWGFDSILQTSASLLDGAQLGSVLPEIAPSIISIPSADTIYFDFESLVLTSEADGLSVIVNDVERFHTFRADGEANVTIPSWNWTRLEPEDPEYFRFGYIKENAMGGFWYEDFTSPVMWAGDGKWNTSVPVPSSGEGSGEDSR, from the exons ATGCCGTCGCCCCGGTCAagttcctcgtctttcgaGAGATTACCACGGCATCCGGATGAATATTCATTAAAATCGCAAGATGATTCAGACAATAGCCAACTGGTAGCAAATGGCCGGGACAGTTTTGAACCCGCCCCAGGCCACCGAGAACAGAGCACAAGCGAGCCTCTGCTCCCCACTTCTAACTACCGTCCTCCTGCTCAAAAGCCAAAGCGATTCTCATGTACTGTCGCTGGCATTCTGGACTGGATGCGTGGCCCATCGCCGCCGCACAAGTATCGGATCAACCCCTGGCTGGCCCGATGGCAGACTGCGCCCGGCCGTCTCATCGACCGCTACTTTCGCAGTACAAAAGCGAAATGCTGTCTTCTTCTAGCTTCTCTCTTGTTATGGGGGATTGTCTTTCTTTCCATCTTGCATGCAAGTGTAGCAGGCCAGGAAATACCAGACTACGGGAACCCAGTCAAACTTTCTTGCTGGAGTAAACTTTG GTCAAATGCAACCAATTGTGGACTTGATGGAGATTATTGTCGTCCATTTGATGCAGAAACATTCGCATTTCGCTGTCCTGCGGGTTGCTCGTCCTTCATGGTTCTTGAGCCTTATTTCGTTGGCCCACAGGAGATTAATTACCAGCAACTCGTTATTGGAGGTGGTGCCGACCAAGACCAAACCGAAGAAGTCTATCGAGGTGATTCGTCTATTTGTCAAGCTGCAATCCATGCCGGACATCTCGAAGACAGCAAGGGTGGCTGTGGCATCCTGCGTCGAACGGGCAAGCAGAAGATGTTCCCGGCAAGCGAGAGAAATGGCATCTCAAGCGTTGAGTTCCCATCTTACTTTCCGCTCTCCTTCACCTTTGATGGGGGTGAGTCCTTAGAAGATGGAGCTCTCGACTGCCAGGATCTCCGCTGGCCGCTGTTCACATTTTCCGTCATTGTATCAACACTCTTTTCCCTGGCAGTCACAACGCCAGCAGCATTTTACATTTCTATCTTTTTCATCGTCTACTTCCAAGTTGCCCTCTCATCCGATCCTCCGTACTCCCCAGACTACTACGAAATAGTCTCAATCGCCCTCGGTCGCTTCCTCCCATGCGCATTTGTCGGCTTCGCCATCTACTACTTCTGCATCCGACGCACATTAACCGACCTAGACGCCCACTGGGACAAGACAATTCTCTGGCTTGGGCCCTGTTGGGTTGGCGCTCTCAACACGGACACTTTCGATAAAATCCCAATATCGCGCCTCACACCCCACGACATCCAACAGCAACCCGGCGCTATCCCAGCCCTAATCACCATAGTCGTCATCCTCATAGCAATAGTACTCACACAAGCTATCGCATTCCGAAATGAAGGCCGCATGCCCAAAATGCTAGGTGTCTACGGCATTTTGGTCGGCGGTGTCATtatccttctcctcgtccctAACATGAACCTCCGCATCCACCACTACATCCTCGCCCTACTTTTTCTGCCGGGTACAACTCTCCAAACTCGCCCCAGCCTCCTCTATCAAGGCCTTTTAATGGGCCTATTCATAAACGGCATCGCAAGGTGGGGCTTCGACTCTATTCTCCAAACCTCTGCCTCTCTCCTCGACGGCGCCCAACTAGGCTCCGTCCTCCCTGAAATCGCACCATCTATCATCAGCATCCCCTCCGCggatactatatatttcGACTTTGAATCTCTCGTCCTTACCTCCGAGGCCGACGGCCTAAGCGTTATAGTCAACGACGTCGAGCGGTTCCATACATTCCGAGCGGACGGCGAGGCAAACGTAACAATCCCGAGCTGGAATTGGACGAGACTCGAACCAGAGGACCCCGAGTATTTCCGCTTTGGATATATAAAGGAGAACGCTATGGGCGGGTTCTGGTATGAGGATTTTACGTCACCTGTGATGTGGGCGGGTGATGGGAAGTGGAATAcatctgttcctgttcctagTTCTGGCGAAGGCTCTGGTGAGGATTCTAGATGA
- a CDS encoding putative serine/threonine-protein phosphatase (COG:T;~EggNog:ENOG410PNM7;~InterPro:IPR004843,IPR029052;~PFAM:PF00149;~TransMembrane:1 (i86-104o);~go_function: GO:0016787 - hydrolase activity [Evidence IEA]), which produces MAESDRGRETFDISDSSDDDGLYHRPPSSSPSRLTRFTGPLINYVRNGWQSSAKYTQLPSASDRSDPPKWVQMILSIVTVPRFRRYAIGCLSVLIFCILGWQYILSPRLEERSAILTSLDPKQEDIVGGWFGANALPQLQDMVQLRELDEALLPSALVPEDDMPSERRLIFIGDVHGCKSELESLLDKVSFNTTRDHLVFTGDLIEKGPDSLGVVDLAREYNASCVRGNHEDRVLTLRRDMLESNTTDDSFDMARLQDAKSRELALQLSTDQAEWLGACPVILNVGQITNMGQVVVVHGGLVPGVDLDRQDPYSVMNMRTVDLETHVPNSARDKGVKWTKLFNKHQALSLQSENSIMTVIYGHDSKSGLSLKEYTIGLDSGCVKGGKLTALVVSDGGNQEIVQVKCSKHQKDKK; this is translated from the exons ATGGCGGAGAGCGACCGGGGGCGTGAGACTTTCGACATCTCCGACAgctccgacgacgacggcctGTACCACcgtcctccatcttcttcgccatccagGCTCACACGTTTCACCGGCCCGTTAATCAACTATGTCCGAAACGGATGGCAATCAAGCGCGAAATATACCCAGCTTCCTTCCGCCTCGGACCGGTCCGACCCCCCGAAATGGGTACAGATGATCCTGTCAATCGTCACAGTGCCACGATTCAGACGATACGCGATCGGATGCCTTAGTGTTCTTATCTTTTGCATCCTCGGTTGGCAGTATATTCTGTCCCCGAGATTAGAGGAGAGGTCAGCGATTCTAACTTCTTTGGATCCGAAGCAGGAGGACATCGTCgggggttggtttggtgCCAATGCGCTGCCGCAGTTACAAGATATGGTTCAGCTGCGAGAGTTGGATGAAGCACTCCTACCATCTGCTTTAGTGCCTGAGGATGATATGCCGAGTGAACGGCGGTTGATCTTTATTGGGGATGTGCATGGCTGCAAGTCCGAGT TGGAAAGTCTACTTGACAAAGTATCTTTCAACACGACCCGTGATCATCTAGTCTTCACCGGCGACTTGATCGAAAAAGGACCCGATAGCCTGGGGGTTGTTGATCTCGCGCGAGAATACAACGCCTCTTGTGTTCGCGGCAACCACGAAGACCGAGTCCTGACTCTCCGCCGCGACATGCTCGAATCAAACACCACCGATGATTCATTCGACATGGCCCGTCTACAAGATGCCAAATCCCGCGAACTAGCCCTCCAGCTCAGCACCGACCAAGCAGAATGGCTCGGCGCATGTCCCGTAATCCTCAACGTTGGCCAAATCACCAACATGGGCCAAGTTGTCGTCGTTCACGGCGGCCTCGTTCCGGGTGTCGACCTCGACAGGCAGGATCCCTACAGTGTCATGAACATGCGCACTGTCGACCTAGAAACGCATGTACCCAACTCAGCGCGAGACAAGGGTGTAAAATGGACAAAA CTCTTTAACAAACACCAAGCCCTTTCTCTCCAGTCCGAAAACAGCATCATGACAGTAATCTATGGGCACGATTCCAAATCAGGTCTCTCTCTGAAGGAGTACACCATTGGCCTAGACTCAGGATGTGTGAAAGGTGGCAAACTAACCGCCCTAGTCGTCTCCGATGGTGGGAACCAAGAAATTGTGCAGGTGAAATGCTCCAAGCAtcagaaagacaagaaataA
- the OCH1 gene encoding glycosyltransferase family 32 protein (CAZy:GT32;~COG:G;~EggNog:ENOG410PII4;~InterPro:IPR029044,IPR007577,IPR039367;~PFAM:PF04488;~SECRETED:SignalP(1-26);~go_function: GO:0000009 - alpha-1,6-mannosyltransferase activity [Evidence IEA]), whose amino-acid sequence MLTFRKALIIAAVLISLIFFLRSSNSYSESPVAVSPEAVAYDVSHETEQPSGQSPSQDAGSQQQPLKQPPPPPSASLPERLRYHFPYNLEAKFPAYIWQTWKYTPASVWFDRDLRKQEASWTDLNPNFVHQVIPDDTVRYLIKYLYGSVPEVLEAFDALPLAVLKADFFRYLVLLARGGVYSDIDTTALKPVLDWLPNTLDLSTVGFVVGIEADPDRPDWADWYSRRVQFCQWTIQSKSGHPILIDIVSYITQETLRMKKAGILKKGKMDKTIVEFTGPAAWTDAVFRYFNDPEYFSIEPGSTHNITYEDFTNQVEYQKVGDVVILPITSFSPGVNQMNAQGTDDPMAFVEHDFEGTWKTDPSL is encoded by the exons ATGCTCACATTCAGGAAGGCGCTTATTATAGCTGCAGTCTTGATCTCCTTGATATTCTTTCTCCGATCCTCCAACTCATATTCTGAGTCTCCAGTGGCCGTGTCGCCTGAGGCGGTAGCCTACGATGTCAGTCACGAAACAGAGCAGCCGTCTGGCCAGTCGCCTAGTCAAGATGCAGGatctcaacagcagccgctgaagcagccaccaccacctcctaGTGCTTCTTTGCCTGAGCGTTTACGCTACCATTTCCCTTATAACCTAGAGGCGAAGTTCCCTGCGTACATTTGGCAAACGTGGAAGTATACACCGGCTTCTGTGTGGTTCGATCGTGATCTACGAAAACAAGAGGCGAGCTGGACTGATTTAAATCCCAATTTTGTCCACCAAGTTATTCCGGATGACACTGTTCGATATCTTATCAAGTATCTCTATGGCTCCGTCCCTGAGGTGCTCGAAGCGTTCGATGCATTGCCGCTTGCTGTCCTCAAAGCCGACTTTTTCAGGTATCTAGTTCTCCTTGCACGGGGTGGCGTCTATAGCGACATTGACACGACCGCACTAAAACCTGTGTTGGACTGGCTTCCAAACACTCTTGATCTGTCAACTGTTGGCTTCGTCGTCGGTATCGAAGCTGATCCTGATCGGCCTGATTGGGCAGACTGGTACTCGCGTAGAGTCCAATTCTGCCAATGGACCATTCAGTCCAAATCCGGCCATCCAATCTTGATAGACATCGTGTCGTACATTACTCAAGAGACCCTGCGGATGAAAAAAGCGGGAATACTCAAAAAAGGAAAGATGGACAAAACCATTGTTGAATTCACAGGCCCAGCGGCTTGGACAGATGCCGTGTTCCGATACTTCAATGATCCTGAATATTTCAGCATCGAACCCGGGTCCACCCACAATATCACGTACGAGGATTTTACGAACCAGGTTGAGTATCAGAAGGTTGGTGATGTTGTGATTCTGCCGATCACCAGCTTCAGCCCCGGCGTGAACCAAATGAATGCGCAGGGTACGGATGACCCAATGGCTTTTGTGGAACATGATTTCGAAG GAACATGGAAAACCGATCCCTCACTTTAG
- the NSE4 gene encoding non-structural maintenance of chromosomes element 4 family protein (BUSCO:EOG092634ZL;~COG:S;~EggNog:ENOG410PJWR;~InterPro:IPR029225,IPR027786,IPR014854;~PFAM:PF08743,PF15412;~go_component: GO:0005634 - nucleus [Evidence IEA];~go_component: GO:0030915 - Smc5-Smc6 complex [Evidence IEA];~go_process: GO:0006281 - DNA repair [Evidence IEA]), with protein MARPQQVRSTPPRQSPGSPSDKENLDNSARSKRKSQTHTMSSSRNNTKRQRLGDRASNIQGGRQPLSEQQRQASKHFYDPDQDTAERRRVRKGLRDLTRELNDSRNEYLQAGNTGIKDTILKANEYFDNVKQTSDATIDSRLLVNAADLSYKKTATLVLGDAGAGIDVDEFVSKCISFMRDGPQDPNASISSTQRRRAPRRTQADLDNSDEEDGDGMNWGWLGRSACFRHSARPAVSGFLLGPLSVQKRTRQIAQRRARERIDPSQAVRPQELREEDLDKQESSNLTAMCTNINKLLGETQDNAEAAVTEALEQIGEPTDEQIQAVMAKHHIADDAGVPLFKFCINPKSFGQSVENLFYLSFLVRDGTVGISTDSRGLPTLHPSKPYAPSEAQKQGIQKRQSVFSLDFDTWKDVIEAYSIDKCIIPHRQEEQHDTSRGWYG; from the exons ATGGCGCGTCCGCAACAAGTCCGCTCAACACCCCCTCGTCAGTCGCCAGGGTCTCCCTCAGACAAGGAGAACCTGGATAATTCTGCCCGCAGCAAACGGAAAAGTCAGACTCATACAATGTCATCTTCAAGAAATAACACGAAACGGCAACGCCTGGGCGACAGAGCCTCGAATATCCAGGGTGGACGCCAGCCACTATCagaacaacaacgacaagcCAGCAAACATTTCTACGACCCTGACCAAGATACAGCTGAAAGACGAAGAGTACGCAAGGGACTCCGGGATCTCACACGAGAGTTGAATG ATTCTAGGAATGAATACCTACAGGCCGGAAATACTGGTATTAAGGATACCATATTAAAAGCAAACGAGTACTTTGACAATGTCAAGCAAACTTCGGATGCGACAATCGACTCTCGTCTTCTGGTAAATGCCGCAGACTTGTCATATAAGAAAACTGCAACGTTGGTTTTGGGCGACGCAGGTGCGGGGATCGATGTTGACGAATTCGTTTCGAAATGTATATCGTTTATGCGCGACGGTCCGCAAGATCCGAATGCCTCGATTAGCAGCACCCAACGCCGCCGTGCTCCGCGAAGGACTCAGGCAGACCTTGACAatagcgacgaggaggacggagaCGGAATGAACTGGGGTTGGCTTGGGCGTTCTGCCTGTTTTCGCCATAGTGCCAGGCCCGCGGTCTCTGGGTTCCTTCTTGGACCATTATCGGTACAAAAGCGTACCCGCCAAATAGCACAGCGAAGAGCAAGGGAGCGAATTGATCCATCTCAGGCGGTCAGACCCCAGGAGCTTagagaggaggatctggataAGCAAGAGTCATCTAACCTCACGGCTATGTGCACGAACATAAACAAGCTGCTGGGGGAAACGCAAGACAATGCGGAAGCCGCTGTTACCGAGGCTCTGGAGCAAATAGGAGAGCCTACAGATGAGCAAATTCAAGCTGTAATGGCCAAACATCATATCGCTGATGATGCCGGCGTGCCGTTATTCAAGTTCTGTATTAACCCCAAATCATTCGGACAGTCCGTGGAGAACCTTTTCTATCTGAGCTTCCTGGTCCGGGACGGCACGGTTGGAATTTCGACGGATAGCAGAGGTTTGCCAACATTGC ATCCGTCAAAGCCTTATGCACCTAGCGAAGCCCAGAAACAAGGTATTCAGAAGCGGCAGTCCGTATTCAGCCTCGACTTTGATACATGGAAGGATGTGATCGAGGCATATAGCATCGATAAGTGTATTATCCCTCATcgccaggaggagcagcatGACACATCGCGAGGATGGTATGGCTAG